The following are encoded in a window of uncultured Ilyobacter sp. genomic DNA:
- the sppA gene encoding signal peptide peptidase SppA, with amino-acid sequence MIILKWFKNALLFILKEIASFLIKIVMVMVIIIILLAVFVPKTSVEKAPIKKNTYIELELSKPIGERGSFSIFTIEGERVNFYNMLNYLDKGKNDQRIDGLILKVDSVALNRAQVDELGRKIKEYREAGKKVYAFSRGFENRNYSLAVNADEIIMPPSRGAGSNISGYFMELPYMKRLSEKIGIKYDVIHVGEYKSYGENYVREGMSQEFRENITRLLDRIYYNFVQDVSVARNIDERDLSKKILNGDFVLADAFKMKQEKLVDTLMYYHEFLKERNIVNTTTLGKYSRSVVGHQGSGKKIALIYGDGEILYTNSGRSAQQAITPDTMISELDIATRDKEVAGIVLRIDSPGGSALASEVINAKIRSIEKPVYVSMGGTSASGGYYISASGDRVFAERDTVTGSIGVVSLVPDVSELAGKLGIKMESVQKGRLSGIYSITDGMTKEEKDRIYESSFKIYSEFKERVSSGRNIPMNQLESIAGGRVWLGEEALEKGLVDGIGGLQDTIRLMAKDLQISEYSVVEIRKENPFEKLFMNYKYLENFYSRFNSLINLEINNDEEMLDNELLIKPVTYLPYKI; translated from the coding sequence ATGATTATTTTGAAATGGTTTAAAAATGCCCTTCTCTTTATATTGAAAGAGATAGCATCTTTCCTTATAAAGATTGTGATGGTGATGGTAATAATAATAATTCTCTTGGCAGTTTTTGTTCCGAAAACCTCGGTGGAAAAGGCTCCGATAAAAAAGAATACATATATCGAACTTGAGCTCTCAAAACCAATAGGTGAAAGGGGAAGCTTCTCTATATTTACAATTGAGGGCGAAAGAGTTAACTTCTACAATATGCTAAACTACTTAGACAAGGGAAAAAATGACCAGCGAATAGATGGCCTTATCCTGAAAGTTGATAGTGTGGCTTTGAACAGGGCTCAGGTTGATGAATTGGGGAGAAAAATTAAGGAATACAGAGAAGCTGGGAAAAAGGTATATGCCTTTTCAAGAGGTTTTGAAAATAGAAACTATTCACTTGCAGTCAATGCAGATGAGATAATAATGCCTCCTAGCAGAGGAGCAGGATCTAATATTTCAGGATATTTTATGGAGCTTCCTTATATGAAAAGGCTCAGTGAAAAGATAGGAATAAAGTATGATGTTATACACGTGGGAGAGTATAAATCCTATGGAGAAAACTACGTGAGAGAAGGGATGTCTCAGGAATTTAGGGAGAATATCACAAGGCTTCTAGACAGAATATATTATAATTTTGTTCAGGATGTGTCGGTAGCTAGAAATATAGATGAGAGGGACTTGAGTAAAAAAATACTAAACGGAGACTTTGTTTTGGCAGATGCCTTTAAAATGAAGCAAGAGAAACTGGTGGACACACTTATGTACTACCATGAATTCTTGAAAGAAAGAAATATAGTGAACACAACTACTCTCGGAAAATATTCTAGAAGTGTGGTTGGTCATCAGGGTTCAGGTAAAAAAATCGCACTTATTTACGGGGACGGAGAGATACTGTATACAAATAGTGGAAGAAGCGCACAGCAGGCAATAACACCAGATACAATGATTTCGGAGCTAGATATTGCAACGAGAGATAAAGAGGTGGCTGGAATAGTCCTGAGGATAGATTCTCCAGGAGGTTCTGCCCTGGCATCTGAAGTCATAAATGCCAAGATAAGAAGTATAGAGAAGCCTGTCTATGTGTCTATGGGTGGAACTTCTGCATCTGGAGGATACTATATATCTGCATCTGGAGACAGAGTTTTCGCAGAGAGGGATACCGTCACCGGGTCTATAGGAGTAGTGAGCCTGGTACCTGATGTCAGTGAGCTAGCAGGAAAATTGGGAATAAAAATGGAGTCCGTACAGAAGGGGAGGCTGTCTGGAATATATTCTATAACTGACGGAATGACTAAAGAGGAAAAGGATAGAATATACGAATCGAGCTTTAAAATATACTCTGAGTTTAAAGAGAGAGTAAGTTCAGGAAGAAATATCCCGATGAATCAGCTCGAATCCATAGCAGGAGGAAGAGTTTGGCTAGGGGAAGAGGCTTTAGAAAAAGGGCTTGTAGACGGTATAGGCGGTCTTCAGGACACTATAAGGCTTATGGCCAAAGACCTACAAATTTCAGAATATAGTGTTGTGGAGATAAGAAAGGAAAATCCTTTTGAAAAACTGTTCATGAACTACAAATATCTAGAGAATTTTTACAGCAGGTTTAATAGTCTTATTAACCTGGAAATAAATAATGATGAAGAGATGCTTGATAATGAGCTTCTTATTAAACCAGTAACATATTTACCATATAAAATATAA
- the pepF gene encoding oligoendopeptidase F, with translation MVKREEIDQKYKWNLNDIYENWGEWEADLIKAKKIMEEIPKYRGKIKNDPKIFAELVAMENELSKITDKIYLYPYLMRDLDSTDELASKRLQEIMAIYTQYSATVAWINPEILEIPKEKMIKWIDENKELEEHRFHIMELYRLQGHVLDAEKEKLLSYYGQFMGAPGDIYKELTTSDIKWNEIELSTGEKTKVTNAVYSKILSTNKNQEDRKKAFEALYTAYENNQNTYAAIYRSILQKSYATVQARGYDSTLSKALEGNNIPVEVYENLIKVTRENTQPLQRYVNLRKKLLGIDQYHYYDNQITLVDYSGEFEYDEAKELVLQSVEPLGEEYVKGMKKAVSQGWLDVYETPNKRSGAYSIGIYGVHPYMLLNYNGTLDAVFTLGHELGHTMHTMLSSENQPYSTHGYTIFVAEVASTFNERLLLDNMLKNTKDPLERIALIEQSLGNVVGTYFIQTLFADYEYQVHKIVESGGAITPDILSGIMDQLFKDYFGDTVAIDELQKIIWVRIPHFYNSPYYVYQYATCFASSAVLHDRITNEKYSKAERDKALKRYLELLKSGGSDHPMNQLKKAGVDLTKTETIEAVSKDMNALLDILEKEMGNLKKKLKI, from the coding sequence ATAGTTAAAAGGGAAGAGATAGATCAAAAATACAAATGGAATCTTAATGATATATATGAAAACTGGGGTGAATGGGAAGCTGATTTGATAAAGGCAAAAAAAATTATGGAGGAGATCCCAAAGTATAGGGGTAAAATAAAAAATGACCCCAAAATTTTTGCTGAACTTGTGGCAATGGAGAATGAACTGTCAAAAATAACAGATAAAATATATCTTTATCCATATCTCATGAGAGATCTAGATTCTACAGATGAATTAGCTTCAAAAAGGTTGCAAGAGATAATGGCTATTTATACACAATACAGTGCAACTGTAGCGTGGATAAATCCAGAAATTCTAGAAATTCCAAAGGAAAAAATGATAAAGTGGATAGACGAAAACAAAGAGCTTGAAGAGCACAGATTTCATATTATGGAACTTTATAGGCTTCAGGGACACGTTCTAGATGCAGAAAAAGAAAAACTTCTTTCCTATTACGGACAGTTTATGGGGGCACCTGGAGACATTTACAAGGAACTTACGACTTCTGATATAAAATGGAACGAGATCGAACTTTCTACAGGAGAAAAAACAAAGGTTACAAATGCAGTTTATTCTAAGATACTCTCTACCAATAAAAATCAGGAAGACAGAAAAAAAGCCTTCGAAGCACTTTATACAGCTTATGAAAACAATCAAAATACTTATGCGGCAATATACAGGTCTATCCTTCAAAAAAGTTATGCAACTGTCCAAGCAAGGGGCTATGATTCAACTCTGTCAAAGGCTCTAGAAGGTAATAATATTCCTGTGGAAGTATATGAAAATCTTATAAAAGTTACCAGGGAAAATACACAGCCTCTTCAGAGATATGTGAACCTCAGAAAAAAACTATTGGGGATAGATCAGTACCATTATTATGACAATCAGATAACCCTAGTAGATTATAGCGGGGAGTTTGAATATGATGAAGCGAAGGAATTGGTTCTTCAGTCTGTGGAACCTTTGGGAGAAGAGTATGTAAAGGGAATGAAAAAAGCTGTCAGTCAAGGATGGCTTGATGTCTATGAGACTCCCAATAAAAGGAGCGGAGCTTATTCTATAGGGATCTACGGAGTACACCCCTATATGCTTTTAAACTATAATGGAACCTTAGACGCTGTCTTTACCCTAGGGCATGAGTTGGGACATACTATGCATACCATGCTTTCTAGTGAAAATCAACCTTACTCCACCCATGGATATACAATTTTTGTGGCCGAGGTAGCATCTACATTTAATGAAAGACTGCTTCTTGATAATATGTTAAAAAACACCAAGGATCCATTAGAAAGGATAGCCCTCATAGAGCAATCTCTAGGTAATGTAGTTGGAACCTACTTTATACAAACCCTCTTTGCAGACTATGAGTATCAGGTACATAAAATAGTTGAAAGCGGAGGGGCCATAACTCCAGATATTTTAAGTGGAATAATGGATCAGTTATTCAAAGATTATTTCGGTGATACAGTGGCTATAGATGAACTTCAAAAGATAATATGGGTGAGAATTCCTCACTTTTACAACTCGCCTTATTACGTTTACCAGTATGCTACCTGCTTCGCATCTTCTGCAGTGCTCCATGATAGAATAACAAATGAAAAATACAGCAAAGCTGAGAGGGACAAGGCTCTGAAGAGATATCTAGAACTTCTTAAATCTGGGGGAAGTGACCATCCTATGAATCAGCTTAAAAAGGCAGGTGTCGACCTAACCAAGACTGAGACTATAGAGGCTGTGTCTAAAGATATGAATGCGCTTTTAGATATTTTGGAAAAAGAGATGGGGAATCTGAAAAAAAAATTAAAGATCTAA
- a CDS encoding ATP-binding protein produces the protein MNMISNLYQEVAKKTLREDALLIKNIAGNNSREDFQDIFGSIEKRFTLIDSKGIVIYDSEKYDEESTMENHSTRPEVIDAIRDGQGFNVRKSRTLGEFLAYYAIPYTDEYGEDYIIRVARGYNSDYKNIRNILIEQIIFFIILNMFIHFSYKNYLKRHLFNKVDEIREALEAGSEVTEIYSKGDVWLVEFWKVVQSWQSKNIKNLERLNLEKQILRQVISSVDMSIVLLDENMKVILKNESLNYLYSFSQGGYYYQGMKYIEIINVVKKATVEKKDVKEDVYISKLKKYLVIGVKYLEFRNQFIITIKDVTRNREMMEVQRNFISNISHELKTPLTNIKGYLIALEDAPETMRGSFLKVVKNNVDKLENITMNFLNISKIENSKVLNLAPVSFEKIQEEIEKMLSQYIKSKNAEIIYSINLLDANNYMRVDFDKLTTILKNLIENAIIYNDKKPVIKIEIKEVYDRYKIVIEDNGLGIPKEEIDSIFERFYRVDKARTSNVAGTGLGLPIVEELVGICGGKIEVESKEGKGSLFRFFMLK, from the coding sequence ATGAACATGATATCAAATCTCTATCAAGAAGTTGCTAAAAAAACTCTGAGGGAAGATGCACTGCTTATAAAAAATATTGCAGGTAATAATTCACGAGAGGATTTTCAGGATATATTCGGAAGTATTGAAAAAAGGTTTACTCTTATAGACTCAAAAGGGATAGTGATCTATGATTCGGAAAAGTATGATGAGGAATCAACCATGGAAAATCACAGTACAAGGCCCGAAGTTATAGATGCTATTAGAGACGGACAAGGATTCAATGTGAGAAAGAGTAGAACCCTAGGTGAGTTTCTTGCATATTATGCTATTCCATACACTGATGAGTATGGAGAAGATTATATAATAAGGGTGGCTAGAGGATATAATTCAGATTATAAAAATATCAGAAACATTCTTATAGAACAGATAATATTTTTTATTATTTTAAATATGTTTATTCATTTCAGCTATAAAAATTATCTCAAAAGGCATTTGTTTAACAAAGTGGATGAAATAAGAGAGGCACTAGAGGCTGGAAGTGAAGTTACAGAGATATATTCTAAGGGTGATGTTTGGTTAGTTGAATTTTGGAAGGTTGTTCAGTCGTGGCAGAGTAAGAACATAAAGAATCTAGAGAGGCTTAATTTGGAGAAACAGATACTCAGACAAGTGATCTCCTCAGTAGATATGTCAATTGTTCTTCTAGACGAGAATATGAAAGTAATTTTAAAAAATGAATCACTGAATTATCTCTATAGTTTTTCTCAGGGGGGTTACTACTATCAGGGAATGAAATATATTGAGATCATAAATGTAGTAAAAAAAGCCACGGTTGAAAAAAAAGATGTGAAAGAGGATGTCTATATATCTAAACTGAAGAAATATCTTGTGATAGGTGTTAAGTATCTGGAATTTAGAAATCAGTTTATTATAACTATAAAAGATGTAACTAGAAATCGTGAGATGATGGAGGTACAGAGAAACTTTATAAGCAATATAAGTCACGAGTTGAAGACTCCACTGACCAACATTAAAGGGTATCTTATAGCCTTAGAAGATGCCCCGGAGACGATGAGGGGGAGTTTTTTGAAAGTTGTGAAAAATAATGTGGATAAACTGGAAAACATAACCATGAATTTTTTGAATATATCAAAAATAGAAAATTCTAAGGTTCTGAATCTAGCTCCTGTGTCCTTTGAAAAAATACAGGAAGAGATAGAGAAAATGTTATCTCAGTACATAAAATCAAAAAATGCTGAAATAATATATTCAATAAATCTTTTGGATGCCAACAATTACATGAGGGTGGATTTTGATAAGCTGACTACTATACTTAAAAATCTCATAGAAAATGCTATAATTTATAACGATAAAAAGCCTGTCATAAAGATTGAGATAAAAGAGGTCTATGACAGATATAAGATAGTTATAGAGGATAATGGACTAGGAATACCCAAAGAGGAGATAGATAGTATTTTTGAGAGATTTTATCGTGTGGATAAGGCTAGAACCAGCAATGTGGCAGGAACTGGATTGGGACTTCCCATAGTTGAAGAACTTGTAGGGATATGCGGCGGAAAGATAGAAGTGGAATCTAAAGAAGGTAAGGGTAGTTTATTTAGATTTTTCATGCTTAAATAA
- a CDS encoding response regulator transcription factor → MRVLIVEDDLEIQQLVSYFFNKEGYEVETASDGLEGLRLLKKSKHGLVVLDLMLPSLDGKNFTKIVRELPEEYGNPGIIMLTAKTEIEDVLDGLEIGANDYMKKPFDPRELILRAKKFLDTGTKVSKKYVFKNVVVDDDRHLVTENGEEIELSKKEYDLLHLLIRNKNLVLSREKILDKVWNTNYYTGDRSVDIYISKLRDKIVSISKNIKTVKGVGYKLEEKK, encoded by the coding sequence GTGAGAGTATTAATAGTTGAAGATGACCTTGAAATACAGCAGTTAGTAAGTTATTTTTTTAATAAAGAAGGCTACGAGGTTGAGACTGCTTCAGATGGTCTAGAGGGGCTTAGGCTCTTGAAAAAATCAAAACATGGCTTAGTTGTATTGGATCTTATGCTACCTAGTTTAGATGGTAAAAATTTTACAAAAATAGTAAGAGAACTTCCGGAAGAGTATGGAAATCCTGGGATAATAATGCTGACTGCCAAAACCGAGATAGAGGATGTTCTAGATGGGCTCGAAATAGGCGCTAATGACTATATGAAAAAACCCTTTGATCCAAGAGAACTGATACTGAGAGCCAAAAAATTCTTGGATACTGGGACGAAGGTGTCTAAAAAATACGTTTTTAAAAATGTTGTGGTAGACGACGACCGACATCTTGTTACAGAAAATGGAGAGGAGATAGAACTGTCTAAAAAAGAGTACGATCTTCTGCACCTTCTCATAAGAAATAAAAACCTTGTTCTCTCTAGGGAAAAGATTTTGGACAAAGTGTGGAACACCAACTACTATACTGGAGACAGATCTGTAGATATATACATATCCAAACTGAGGGATAAAATAGTTAGTATTTCTAAAAATATAAAAACAGTGAAGGGAGTTGGATACAAATTAGAAGAAAAGAAATAA
- a CDS encoding NADH-dependent [FeFe] hydrogenase, group A6, whose translation MEIVKLIIDGKAVEAPKGATIVAAAKSVGITIPTLCHLQMGGADYKNDCASCRVCVVEVEGRRNLAPACATPVYDGMVVTTNSMKVMQKRKTVLELLLSDHPKDCLACSKNGECDLQDLAIQFGVREVRFQGKESKYRQDISPSIIRDIDKCIMCRRCETMCNVIQTCGVLSGVNRGFEAVVAPAFEQDLEDTVCTYCGQCVAVCPVGALHEADHTWRLVKDISNPAKKVVVQVAPAVRVALGEEFGYEPGTDVTAKMVTALRSLGFDNVFDTNWAADLTIMEEGTEFKGRLEKFLAGDKDANLPILTSCCPAWVKFIEHNYPDMLEVPSTAKSPQQMFGAVAKNIWAKEEGIDRNDLIVVSIMPCLAKKYEASRPEFADKNGNPDVDYSLSTRELAKLIKQANINFNDLEEGEFDNPLGASTGAADIFGRTGGVIEAATRTVYEMVTGETLENVDFEQLRGMEGVRIAEVPVAGVNLRIGITHGLGAARELLDKIRSGEETLHAIEIMACKGGCVGGGGQPFHGGDFSIIEKRTAGINAIDAGKPLRKSHENQYIKEIYEKHLGEPCGHKSHELLHTHYFPKHKM comes from the coding sequence ATGGAAATAGTAAAGCTTATTATAGATGGGAAAGCAGTAGAAGCGCCTAAGGGTGCAACAATAGTTGCAGCTGCTAAATCAGTGGGAATAACAATTCCTACTCTCTGTCATCTTCAGATGGGGGGGGCAGATTATAAAAATGACTGCGCTTCATGTAGAGTCTGTGTTGTAGAGGTAGAGGGAAGAAGAAATCTTGCACCGGCATGTGCAACCCCTGTGTATGATGGAATGGTAGTAACTACAAACTCAATGAAAGTAATGCAAAAAAGAAAAACAGTTTTAGAACTTCTTCTTTCTGACCATCCGAAAGATTGCCTAGCTTGTTCTAAAAATGGAGAATGCGATCTTCAAGACCTTGCAATTCAATTCGGTGTAAGAGAAGTAAGATTCCAAGGTAAAGAATCAAAATACAGACAGGACATTTCCCCTTCTATAATCAGAGATATAGATAAATGTATCATGTGTAGAAGATGTGAAACTATGTGTAACGTAATCCAGACCTGTGGGGTTCTTTCTGGAGTTAACAGAGGGTTCGAAGCAGTTGTTGCTCCTGCATTTGAGCAAGACCTAGAAGATACTGTATGTACATACTGCGGACAGTGTGTCGCTGTATGTCCTGTAGGGGCGCTTCATGAAGCCGACCATACATGGAGACTAGTAAAAGATATTTCAAACCCAGCTAAGAAAGTAGTTGTACAAGTTGCTCCTGCAGTAAGAGTTGCTCTTGGAGAAGAGTTCGGGTACGAACCAGGAACAGACGTAACAGCTAAAATGGTAACAGCTTTAAGAAGCCTTGGTTTTGATAATGTGTTTGACACTAACTGGGCTGCAGACCTTACAATAATGGAAGAAGGTACAGAGTTCAAGGGAAGACTTGAAAAATTCCTTGCTGGAGATAAAGATGCCAATTTACCAATCCTTACATCTTGCTGTCCTGCATGGGTTAAGTTCATAGAGCACAACTACCCTGATATGCTTGAAGTACCGTCTACAGCTAAATCGCCTCAACAGATGTTTGGTGCAGTTGCTAAAAATATCTGGGCAAAGGAAGAGGGGATCGATAGAAACGACCTTATCGTAGTATCTATCATGCCTTGTCTTGCTAAAAAATATGAAGCATCAAGACCAGAATTTGCTGACAAAAACGGAAATCCAGATGTAGACTATTCTCTATCTACAAGAGAACTTGCTAAACTTATAAAACAGGCAAACATCAACTTTAACGATCTTGAAGAAGGTGAGTTTGACAATCCACTAGGAGCTTCAACTGGTGCTGCGGATATCTTCGGAAGAACCGGAGGAGTTATAGAGGCTGCAACAAGAACCGTTTATGAAATGGTTACAGGGGAAACTCTTGAGAATGTTGATTTTGAACAGTTGAGAGGGATGGAAGGCGTAAGGATAGCTGAAGTACCTGTGGCTGGAGTCAATTTAAGAATAGGGATCACCCACGGTCTTGGAGCGGCAAGAGAGCTTCTAGACAAGATAAGATCTGGAGAAGAAACATTACATGCAATTGAAATAATGGCATGTAAAGGTGGATGTGTAGGTGGAGGAGGACAGCCTTTCCATGGTGGAGATTTCTCAATCATAGAAAAAAGAACGGCAGGAATAAATGCCATCGATGCTGGAAAACCGCTTAGAAAATCACATGAGAACCAATACATAAAAGAGATTTATGAAAAGCATCTAGGAGAGCCATGCGGACATAAATCCCACGAACTTCTTCACACACATTATTTCCCAAAACATAAAATGTAG
- a CDS encoding NADH-quinone oxidoreductase subunit NuoF, translating to MSDKKHVLICGGTGCLSSKSRQIADNINTVLKEKGMEDQVEVVLTGCFGFCEKGPIVKIMPENTFYVEVKPEDAGRIVEEDLIKGEKIETLLYRDPKTGNRIHEGESMEFYKKQMRIALRNCGLINPENIEEYLGNRGYMALGKCLNEMNPQEVIDEMKLSGLRGRGGGGFPTGLKWQFAANNAADQKYVVCNADEGDPGAFMDRSILEGDPHSVIEAMAICGYSTGATKGLVYIRAEYPLAINRLKKAMDDAREYGLLGKNILGSGFDFDIEIKYGAGAFVCGEETALIHSMEGERGEPTSKPPFPAESGYWGKPTNVNNVETFANIPEIILNGGEWFKAIGTEKSAGTKVFALAGKINNVGLVEVPMGTTLREVIFEIGGGISNGKKFKAVQTGGPSGGCLTERDLDTPIDFDSLLAKGSMMGSGGMIVMDEDNCMVAVSKFYLEFTVEESCGKCTPCRIGNTRLYEILDKITKGKGTMEDLELLKELSETIKDTSLCGLGQTAPNPILSTLDQFWDEYVAHVVDKKCPAGACTDLLQYSINDKCIGCTACARVCPVNCIAGKVKEKHVIDQSICIKCGACYSTCKFGAIDRG from the coding sequence ATGTCAGATAAAAAGCACGTCCTAATTTGTGGAGGTACAGGATGTCTTTCTTCCAAGAGCAGACAAATTGCGGATAATATCAACACTGTCCTTAAGGAAAAAGGGATGGAGGATCAAGTAGAGGTAGTATTAACTGGATGTTTCGGTTTCTGTGAAAAAGGTCCAATTGTAAAAATAATGCCTGAAAATACATTTTATGTTGAAGTAAAGCCTGAGGATGCTGGAAGAATAGTAGAAGAGGATTTAATAAAGGGCGAGAAAATAGAAACTCTACTTTATAGAGATCCGAAAACTGGAAATAGAATTCACGAAGGTGAAAGCATGGAATTTTATAAGAAGCAGATGAGAATAGCTCTCAGAAACTGTGGTCTTATTAATCCTGAAAATATAGAGGAATATCTAGGTAACAGAGGTTACATGGCATTAGGAAAATGTCTTAATGAAATGAATCCTCAAGAAGTAATCGATGAGATGAAATTATCTGGCCTCAGAGGAAGAGGTGGGGGAGGATTCCCTACTGGTCTAAAGTGGCAGTTTGCTGCAAACAATGCTGCAGATCAAAAATATGTTGTATGTAACGCAGATGAAGGAGATCCGGGAGCATTCATGGACAGATCTATCCTTGAAGGAGACCCTCATTCAGTTATAGAGGCTATGGCTATCTGTGGATACTCTACAGGTGCAACTAAAGGTCTAGTATATATCAGGGCAGAATATCCTCTAGCAATTAATAGATTGAAAAAAGCTATGGATGATGCCAGAGAATATGGACTTTTAGGAAAAAATATTCTTGGTTCAGGTTTTGATTTTGATATAGAGATCAAATACGGTGCGGGAGCATTTGTATGTGGAGAGGAAACTGCTCTTATCCATTCTATGGAGGGAGAAAGAGGAGAACCTACATCTAAACCTCCTTTCCCAGCTGAATCAGGATACTGGGGAAAACCTACAAACGTTAACAACGTTGAAACTTTTGCAAATATACCTGAAATCATCTTAAATGGTGGGGAATGGTTTAAAGCTATAGGAACTGAAAAATCTGCAGGAACAAAAGTATTTGCACTTGCTGGAAAAATAAATAACGTAGGACTTGTAGAAGTACCTATGGGAACTACTTTAAGAGAAGTAATTTTCGAAATTGGTGGCGGTATCTCAAACGGGAAGAAGTTTAAGGCTGTTCAGACAGGAGGACCTTCTGGTGGATGTCTGACTGAAAGAGACCTAGATACTCCAATTGATTTTGACTCTCTTTTAGCAAAAGGATCTATGATGGGATCTGGTGGAATGATCGTAATGGACGAAGATAACTGTATGGTTGCAGTATCTAAATTCTACCTTGAATTTACAGTGGAAGAGTCTTGTGGAAAGTGTACTCCATGTAGAATAGGTAACACAAGATTATATGAAATCCTAGATAAGATTACAAAAGGTAAAGGTACTATGGAAGACCTTGAATTGCTAAAAGAACTATCTGAGACTATCAAAGATACATCTCTTTGCGGACTTGGACAGACAGCTCCAAACCCAATACTTTCAACACTAGACCAATTCTGGGATGAGTATGTGGCACACGTTGTAGATAAAAAATGTCCTGCTGGGGCTTGTACTGATCTTTTACAATACTCAATCAACGATAAATGTATCGGATGCACGGCATGTGCTAGAGTATGTCCAGTTAACTGTATAGCTGGTAAGGTAAAAGAAAAGCATGTAATCGACCAAAGTATATGTATAAAATGTGGAGCTTGCTATTCTACATGTAAATTTGGAGCTATTGATAGAGGATAA
- a CDS encoding NAD(P)H-dependent oxidoreductase subunit E: MSCKNQLKEECFKKLDEFILNLDDKQGALITVLHKAQEIFGYLPKEIQSFVAERLDLPLAKVYGVVSFYSFFTMTPKGKYPISVCMGTACYVRGAGKVLEDFQKQLGIEVGETTSDGMFSIDALRCVGACGLAPVVLVGEDVFGKDEAKDVKTILSTYKAKG; the protein is encoded by the coding sequence ATGTCTTGTAAAAACCAACTTAAGGAAGAGTGCTTCAAAAAGTTAGATGAGTTTATCTTAAATCTTGATGATAAACAAGGGGCATTAATCACAGTACTTCACAAGGCTCAGGAAATATTCGGATATTTACCGAAAGAGATTCAGTCATTTGTAGCAGAAAGATTGGATTTACCGCTAGCCAAAGTTTACGGAGTTGTCAGCTTTTATTCGTTTTTCACAATGACTCCAAAGGGTAAATACCCTATCTCAGTATGTATGGGAACTGCTTGTTATGTAAGGGGAGCAGGAAAAGTACTAGAGGATTTCCAGAAACAACTGGGGATTGAAGTTGGAGAAACTACTTCAGACGGAATGTTTTCAATCGATGCACTAAGATGTGTAGGAGCATGTGGACTTGCGCCAGTTGTTCTTGTGGGTGAAGATGTTTTTGGTAAAGATGAAGCTAAAGATGTAAAAACAATACTAAGCACTTATAAAGCCAAAGGGTAA